One Streptomyces sp. V4I8 genomic window carries:
- the bldG gene encoding anti-sigma factor antagonist BldG: MDLSLSTRTVGDRTVVEVGGEIDVYTAPKLREQLVELVNDGSFHLVVDMEGVDFLDSTGLGVLVGGLKRVRAHEGSLRLVCNQERILKIFRITGLTKVFPIHTSVEEAVAATD, from the coding sequence GTGGACCTGTCCCTGTCGACCCGTACCGTCGGCGATCGTACGGTCGTCGAGGTCGGTGGCGAAATCGACGTATATACCGCGCCCAAGCTGCGCGAGCAGCTGGTCGAGCTGGTGAACGACGGGAGTTTCCACCTCGTCGTCGACATGGAGGGCGTGGACTTCCTCGACTCCACCGGGCTCGGCGTGCTGGTCGGCGGCCTGAAGCGTGTGCGTGCCCATGAGGGCTCCCTGCGCCTGGTCTGCAACCAGGAGCGCATTCTCAAGATCTTCCGTATCACCGGCCTCACCAAGGTGTTCCCGATCCACACCTCGGTCGAGGAAGCGGTGGCGGCGACCGACTGA
- a CDS encoding ATP-binding protein translates to MATVELRFSALPEHVRTARLVAAAVARRAGVDEAVLDEVRLAVGEACSRAVGLHQSVGITAPVKVSLIEEEKQFSIEVGDEAPRSVPGEGANGAAGGDGEVDAEEDEMGLAVISGLVDDVEVSAGEHGGLIRMTWPTTPSAAVLT, encoded by the coding sequence ATGGCCACCGTTGAACTCCGCTTCAGCGCGCTGCCCGAGCACGTCAGGACCGCCCGGTTGGTGGCGGCAGCGGTGGCGCGCAGGGCCGGAGTGGACGAGGCCGTCCTGGACGAGGTCAGGCTCGCCGTCGGCGAGGCCTGCAGCCGAGCCGTCGGACTGCACCAGAGCGTCGGCATCACGGCGCCGGTCAAGGTGTCGCTGATCGAGGAGGAGAAACAGTTCTCCATCGAGGTCGGCGACGAGGCGCCGCGCTCCGTTCCCGGTGAGGGGGCAAACGGCGCGGCGGGTGGCGACGGCGAAGTGGACGCCGAGGAGGACGAGATGGGCCTCGCGGTCATCAGCGGCCTCGTCGACGACGTGGAGGTCTCCGCGGGAGAGCATGGCGGGTTGATTCGTATGACCTGGCCGACCACACCGTCGGCCGCGGTGCTCACCTGA
- a CDS encoding sodium-translocating pyrophosphatase translates to MAGLSTPHQLDHPTTLAAAVLTDDNRIIITAIGVVALAALVVAGVLVRQVLAAGEGTDSMKKIAAAVQEGANAYLARQLRTLSVFAVVVFFLLMLLPADDWNQRIGRSVFFLIGAAFSAATGYIGMWLAVRSNVRVAAAAREATPAEGEPEKDLTAVSHKAMKIAFRTGGVVGMFTVGLGLLGASCVVLVYAADAPKVLEGFGLGAALIAMFMRVGGGIFTKAADVGADLVGKVEQGIPEDDPRNAATIADNVGDNVGDCAGMAADLFESYAVTLVAALILGSAAFGNSGLAFPLIVPAIGVITAMIGIFAVAPRRTDRSGMTAINRGFFISAVISIVLVAIAVYAYLPSSYADLEGVTDAAIAAKGGDPRIFALVAVAIGILLAAVIQQLTGYFTETNRRPVRDIGKTSLTGPATVVLAGISVGLESAVYTALLIGLGVYGAFLLGGTSIMLALFAVALAGTGLLTTVGVIVAMDTFGPVSDNAQGIAEMSGDVEGAGAQVLTNLDAVGNTTKAITKGIAIATAVLAAAALFGSYRDAITTGARDVGEKLSGEGAPMNLMMDISQPNNLVGLIAGAAVVFLFSGLAINAVSRSAGAVVYEVRRQFRERPGIMDYTEKPEYGKVVDICTRDALRELATPGLLAVMAPIFIGFTLGVGALGAFLAGAIGAGTLMAVFLANSGGAWDNAKKLVEDGHHGGKGSEAHAATVIGDTVGDPFKDTAGPAINPLLKVMNLVSLLIAPAVIQFSYGEDKNVGVRVVIAVVSLLVIVGSVYVSKRRGIAMGDEGNAERAAKPVDPAVVS, encoded by the coding sequence ATGGCGGGGCTTTCTACCCCTCATCAGCTTGACCACCCCACAACCCTCGCAGCCGCGGTGCTCACCGACGACAACCGGATCATCATCACGGCCATCGGCGTTGTCGCGCTGGCAGCGCTCGTGGTCGCCGGCGTTCTCGTGCGCCAGGTGCTCGCGGCGGGCGAGGGCACCGACAGCATGAAGAAGATCGCGGCTGCGGTCCAGGAAGGCGCCAACGCCTATCTGGCCCGGCAGTTGCGCACACTCAGCGTATTCGCCGTCGTCGTGTTCTTCCTGCTCATGCTGCTGCCCGCGGACGACTGGAATCAGCGCATCGGCCGATCGGTGTTCTTCTTGATCGGCGCCGCGTTCTCGGCGGCCACCGGTTATATCGGCATGTGGCTCGCCGTGCGCAGCAATGTGCGCGTCGCCGCGGCCGCCCGGGAAGCGACCCCGGCGGAGGGTGAACCGGAAAAGGATCTCACCGCCGTCTCGCACAAAGCCATGAAGATCGCTTTCCGTACGGGCGGCGTCGTCGGCATGTTCACGGTGGGGCTCGGTCTGCTGGGCGCCTCCTGTGTGGTGCTCGTCTACGCCGCCGACGCGCCGAAGGTGCTCGAAGGATTCGGTCTCGGTGCCGCGCTGATCGCGATGTTCATGCGTGTCGGCGGCGGCATCTTCACCAAGGCCGCCGACGTCGGCGCCGACCTGGTCGGAAAGGTCGAGCAGGGCATTCCGGAGGACGACCCGCGCAATGCCGCGACCATCGCCGACAACGTGGGCGACAACGTCGGCGACTGCGCGGGCATGGCGGCCGACCTCTTCGAGTCGTACGCCGTGACTCTGGTCGCCGCGCTGATCCTCGGATCGGCGGCGTTCGGCAACTCCGGGCTCGCCTTCCCGCTGATCGTGCCCGCGATCGGCGTGATCACCGCGATGATCGGCATCTTCGCGGTGGCACCGCGCCGGACCGACCGCAGTGGCATGACCGCGATCAACCGTGGGTTCTTCATCTCCGCGGTGATCTCGATCGTGCTCGTCGCGATCGCCGTGTACGCCTACCTGCCGTCGTCGTACGCCGACCTCGAGGGCGTCACCGACGCGGCCATCGCGGCCAAGGGCGGCGACCCGCGGATCTTCGCGCTCGTCGCCGTGGCGATCGGCATCCTGCTGGCCGCCGTCATCCAGCAACTGACCGGCTACTTCACCGAGACCAACCGGCGCCCGGTCCGGGACATCGGCAAGACCTCGCTCACCGGTCCCGCCACCGTCGTCCTCGCCGGCATCTCCGTGGGTCTCGAATCGGCCGTCTACACCGCCCTGTTGATCGGCCTCGGCGTGTACGGGGCGTTCCTGCTGGGCGGCACGTCGATCATGCTGGCGCTGTTCGCGGTGGCGCTGGCCGGCACCGGCCTGCTCACCACGGTCGGCGTGATCGTCGCCATGGACACCTTCGGGCCGGTCTCCGACAACGCGCAGGGCATCGCCGAGATGTCCGGCGACGTCGAGGGCGCGGGCGCCCAGGTGCTCACCAACCTGGACGCGGTCGGCAACACCACCAAGGCCATCACCAAGGGCATCGCCATCGCCACCGCCGTCCTGGCGGCAGCGGCGCTCTTCGGGTCGTACCGCGACGCCATCACCACCGGCGCGCGGGACGTGGGCGAGAAGCTCAGCGGCGAAGGCGCGCCGATGAACCTGATGATGGACATCTCCCAGCCCAACAACCTCGTCGGCCTCATCGCGGGCGCGGCGGTCGTCTTCCTCTTCTCGGGCCTCGCCATCAACGCCGTGTCGCGGTCGGCGGGTGCCGTGGTCTACGAGGTGCGGCGGCAGTTCCGTGAGCGGCCCGGGATCATGGACTACACGGAGAAGCCGGAGTACGGCAAGGTCGTCGACATCTGCACCCGGGATGCCCTGCGCGAGCTCGCCACGCCCGGTCTGCTCGCCGTGATGGCGCCCATCTTCATCGGGTTCACGCTCGGCGTCGGCGCGCTGGGCGCGTTCCTGGCGGGCGCGATCGGCGCCGGCACGCTGATGGCGGTGTTCCTGGCCAACTCCGGCGGCGCCTGGGACAACGCCAAGAAGCTCGTCGAGGACGGTCATCACGGCGGCAAGGGCAGTGAGGCCCACGCCGCCACGGTGATCGGCGACACGGTCGGCGACCCCTTCAAGGACACCGCCGGTCCCGCGATCAACCCGCTGCTGAAAGTGATGAACCTGGTGTCGCTGCTCATCGCGCCAGCGGTCATCCAGTTCAGCTACGGCGAGGACAAGAACGTCGGCGTACGGGTCGTGATCGCCGTGGTGTCGCTCCTCGTGATCGTCGGCTCGGTCTACGTCTCCAAGCGGCGAGGCATCGCCATGGGTGACGAAGGCAACGCAGAAAGGGCCGCAAAACCGGTCGATCCCGCGGTGGTTTCGTAG
- a CDS encoding small secreted protein, with product MNKKLAAALSGGAVLGLALTGCSSDEGNPELDAWAKQICDTAPTQNAKIAAADAAITKAAKDSPPAELQKVDAQAFQDLSDGFKARATLLADAGAPPGVEDGATKQQDAIKKLTALSASYADLKKQMDGLNTKDQGKFAAGLSKVGKDMKDVVSQRKSALDALKKLESSGDTKQALLKQEGCKQAAASASASATDS from the coding sequence GTGAACAAGAAGCTCGCGGCCGCACTGTCCGGCGGTGCGGTACTGGGACTGGCGCTGACGGGATGCTCGAGCGACGAGGGCAACCCGGAGCTGGACGCCTGGGCCAAGCAGATCTGCGACACGGCGCCCACGCAGAACGCCAAGATCGCGGCGGCCGACGCCGCGATCACGAAGGCGGCCAAGGACAGCCCGCCCGCGGAGCTCCAGAAGGTCGACGCCCAGGCTTTCCAGGACCTCTCCGACGGCTTCAAGGCACGCGCGACCCTCCTCGCGGACGCCGGAGCGCCTCCTGGCGTCGAGGACGGCGCGACGAAGCAGCAGGACGCCATCAAGAAACTCACCGCGCTCTCCGCGAGCTACGCCGACCTGAAGAAGCAGATGGACGGGCTCAACACGAAGGACCAGGGGAAGTTCGCGGCCGGGTTGAGCAAGGTCGGCAAGGACATGAAGGACGTGGTGAGCCAGCGCAAGAGTGCGCTCGACGCCCTGAAGAAGCTGGAATCGAGCGGCGACACCAAGCAGGCGCTGCTGAAGCAGGAGGGCTGCAAGCAGGCAGCCGCCTCGGCGTCCGCGTCGGCCACCGACAGCTGA